In Macrobrachium rosenbergii isolate ZJJX-2024 chromosome 48, ASM4041242v1, whole genome shotgun sequence, one DNA window encodes the following:
- the LOC136831738 gene encoding pro-resilin-like → MHSKVLLVVLGLAALVAADSRETFSYAAPRASSGSEESFESGEVKYNFNWAVSDDSSSNEFGHQEARDGDDTQGSYYVQLPDGRLQKVAFHVDGDDGYVAEVTYSGEAQFPDSVESSESDEAPRRTYYAPASNESK, encoded by the exons ATGCACTCCAAG GTCCTTTTAGTTGTTTTGGGCTTGGCTGCCCTGGTGGCTGCTGACAGCAGGGAAACCTTCTCCTATGCTGCCCCAAGG GCCTCATCCGGCTCCGAGGAATCCTTCGAGTCCGGCGAAGTCAAGTACAACTTCAACTGGGCCGTGAGCGACGACTCCTCCAGCAACGAATTCGGACACCAGGAGGCCCGCGACGGAGACGACACCcagggatcctactacgtccAGCTCCCCGACGGTCGCCTGCAGAAGGTGGCCTTCCACGTCGATGGCGACGACGGATACGTCGCTGAGGTCACCTACTCCGGTGAGGCTCAGTTCCCCGATTCCGTCGAGTCCTCGGAATCCGACGAAGCTCCAAGGAGGACCTATTATGCTCCCGCCTCCAACGAATCCAAGTAA
- the LOC136831737 gene encoding pro-resilin-like, with amino-acid sequence MHSKIIFVVLGLAALAAADSRETYSYAAPRASSGSEESFESGEVKYNFNWVVDHDPSSNEFGHQEARDGDDTQGSYYVQLPDGRLQKVAFHVDGDDGYVAEVTYSGEAQFPDSVESSESDEAPRRTYYAPDSNESK; translated from the exons ATGCACTCAAAG ATTATCTTCGTTGTTTTGGGGTTGGCTGCCCTGGCAGCTGCCGATAGCAGGGAAACATACTCCTATGCTGCCCCCAGG GCCTCATCCGGCTCCGAGGAATCCTTCGAGTCCGGCGAGGTCAAGTACAACTTCAACTGGGTCGTCGACCACGATCCTTCCAGCAACGAATTCGGACACCAGGAGGCCCGCGACGGAGACGACACCCAGGGATCCTACTATGTCCAGCTCCCCGACGGCCGCCTGCAGAAGGTGGCCTTCCACGTCGATGGCGACGACGGATACGTCGCCGAAGTCACCTACTCCGGTGAGGCTCAGTTCCCCGATTCCGTCGAGTCCTCGGAATCCGACGAAGCTCCAAGGAGGACTTACTATGCTCCCGACTCCAACGAATCCAAGTAG